A single window of Dermochelys coriacea isolate rDerCor1 chromosome 14, rDerCor1.pri.v4, whole genome shotgun sequence DNA harbors:
- the LOC119842851 gene encoding zinc finger protein OZF-like isoform X1 — MQENYETVTSLGLPIPKPDLITRLEAGEEPWVPDLPASKKRKISRDTCTAGDETMSENEDGNPLQECPEQVELQGTLLRQGEGNFSQCLEQRKGWNNWCRSERKLGNCQRNNVYESIECGEGDKDPKETTVQQTNENEKNSYKCLDCGKSFSHRSNLTRHGRIHTGERLYKCLDCGKSFSRSSNLISHRIIHTGEKPYKCLDCGKSFSQRSGLINHSRVHTGENPYKCLDCGKSFSHRSNLIRHGRIHMGERLYKCLDCGKSFSRSSNLISHRIIHTGEKPYKCLDCGKSFSRSSNLISHRIIHTGEKPFKCVDCGKSFSQRSGLISHSRIHMGENPYKCLDCGKSFSRSSNLINHRIIHTGEKPYKCLDCGKSFSQRSGLINHSRIHMSKNSYKRLDCGKSFSQRSGFISHERTHTEERPYKCLDCGKSFSRSSNLTAHRRLHTGERPYKCLDCGKSFSRRAHLIRHGRLHTGEKSYKSVVLKR, encoded by the exons atgcaggagaattatgagactgtgacctcgctgg GACTCcccattcccaaacctgaccTGATCACCCGGCTGGAAGCAGGGGAAGAGCCGTGGGTCCCAGATCTCCCAGCCTCCAAGAAAAGGAAGATCTCAAGAGACACCTGCACAG caGGTGATGAGACAATGAGTGAGAACGAGGACGGGAATCCACTGCAGGAATGTCCTGAACAAGTGGAACTGCAGGGGACCTTATTGAGACAAGGTGAAGGGAATTTTTCCCAGTGCTTGGAACAGAGAAAAGGCTGGAATAATTGGTGCAGGTCAGAGAGGAAGTTGGGAAACTGCCAAAGGAATAATGTGTATGAATCTATTGAATGTGGGGAAGGAGACAAGGATCCCAAAGAAACCACAGTTCAGCAGACAAATGAGAATGAAAAGAACTcctataaatgcttggactgtgggaaaagcttcagtcatcGCTCAAATCTTACTAGACAtgggagaatccacactggagagagacttTACAAatgcttagactgtgggaaaagcttcagtcggaGCTCAAATCTTATTAGCCATAGGATAATCCACACTGGAGAAAAACcttataaatgcttggactgtgggaagagcttcagtcAGCGCTCAGGCCTTATTAACCATAGCAGAGTCCACACGGGAGAGAACccctataaatgcttggactgtgggaaaagcttcagtcatcGCTCAAATCTTATTAGACATGGGAGAATCCACATGGGAGAGAGACTTTATAAatgcttagactgtgggaaaagcttcagtcggaGTTCAAATCTTATTAGCCATAGGataatccacactggagagaaaccctataaatgcttggactgtgggaagagcttcagtcGGAGCTCAAATCTTATTAGCCATAGGataatccacactggagagaagcCCTTTAAATGCGTggactgtgggaagagcttcagtcAGCGCTCAGGCCTCATTAGCCATAGTAGAATCCACATGGGAGAGAACCCCTATAAatgcttagactgtgggaaaagcttcagtcgaaGCTCAAATCTTATTAACCATAGGataatccacactggagagaaaccctataaatgcttggactgtgggaagagcttcagtcAGCGCTCAGGCCTTATTAACCATAGTAGAATCCACATGAGCAAGAACTCCTATAAACGCTTggactgtgggaagagcttcagtcAGCGCTCAGGCTTTATTAGCCATGAGAGAACCCACACAgaagagagaccctataaatgcttggactgtgggaaaagcttcagtcggaGCTCAAATCTTACTGCTCATAGGAGACtgcacactggagagagaccctataagtgtttggactgtgggaaaagcttcagtcggaGAGCACATCTTATTAGACATGGGAGACTCCACACTGGTGAGAAATCCTACAAATCTGTGGTTCTCAAACGTTAA
- the LOC119842851 gene encoding zinc finger protein OZF-like isoform X2: MQENYETVTSLGLPIPKPDLITRLEAGEEPWVPDLPASKKRKISRDTCTGDETMSENEDGNPLQECPEQVELQGTLLRQGEGNFSQCLEQRKGWNNWCRSERKLGNCQRNNVYESIECGEGDKDPKETTVQQTNENEKNSYKCLDCGKSFSHRSNLTRHGRIHTGERLYKCLDCGKSFSRSSNLISHRIIHTGEKPYKCLDCGKSFSQRSGLINHSRVHTGENPYKCLDCGKSFSHRSNLIRHGRIHMGERLYKCLDCGKSFSRSSNLISHRIIHTGEKPYKCLDCGKSFSRSSNLISHRIIHTGEKPFKCVDCGKSFSQRSGLISHSRIHMGENPYKCLDCGKSFSRSSNLINHRIIHTGEKPYKCLDCGKSFSQRSGLINHSRIHMSKNSYKRLDCGKSFSQRSGFISHERTHTEERPYKCLDCGKSFSRSSNLTAHRRLHTGERPYKCLDCGKSFSRRAHLIRHGRLHTGEKSYKSVVLKR; encoded by the exons atgcaggagaattatgagactgtgacctcgctgg GACTCcccattcccaaacctgaccTGATCACCCGGCTGGAAGCAGGGGAAGAGCCGTGGGTCCCAGATCTCCCAGCCTCCAAGAAAAGGAAGATCTCAAGAGACACCTGCACAG GTGATGAGACAATGAGTGAGAACGAGGACGGGAATCCACTGCAGGAATGTCCTGAACAAGTGGAACTGCAGGGGACCTTATTGAGACAAGGTGAAGGGAATTTTTCCCAGTGCTTGGAACAGAGAAAAGGCTGGAATAATTGGTGCAGGTCAGAGAGGAAGTTGGGAAACTGCCAAAGGAATAATGTGTATGAATCTATTGAATGTGGGGAAGGAGACAAGGATCCCAAAGAAACCACAGTTCAGCAGACAAATGAGAATGAAAAGAACTcctataaatgcttggactgtgggaaaagcttcagtcatcGCTCAAATCTTACTAGACAtgggagaatccacactggagagagacttTACAAatgcttagactgtgggaaaagcttcagtcggaGCTCAAATCTTATTAGCCATAGGATAATCCACACTGGAGAAAAACcttataaatgcttggactgtgggaagagcttcagtcAGCGCTCAGGCCTTATTAACCATAGCAGAGTCCACACGGGAGAGAACccctataaatgcttggactgtgggaaaagcttcagtcatcGCTCAAATCTTATTAGACATGGGAGAATCCACATGGGAGAGAGACTTTATAAatgcttagactgtgggaaaagcttcagtcggaGTTCAAATCTTATTAGCCATAGGataatccacactggagagaaaccctataaatgcttggactgtgggaagagcttcagtcGGAGCTCAAATCTTATTAGCCATAGGataatccacactggagagaagcCCTTTAAATGCGTggactgtgggaagagcttcagtcAGCGCTCAGGCCTCATTAGCCATAGTAGAATCCACATGGGAGAGAACCCCTATAAatgcttagactgtgggaaaagcttcagtcgaaGCTCAAATCTTATTAACCATAGGataatccacactggagagaaaccctataaatgcttggactgtgggaagagcttcagtcAGCGCTCAGGCCTTATTAACCATAGTAGAATCCACATGAGCAAGAACTCCTATAAACGCTTggactgtgggaagagcttcagtcAGCGCTCAGGCTTTATTAGCCATGAGAGAACCCACACAgaagagagaccctataaatgcttggactgtgggaaaagcttcagtcggaGCTCAAATCTTACTGCTCATAGGAGACtgcacactggagagagaccctataagtgtttggactgtgggaaaagcttcagtcggaGAGCACATCTTATTAGACATGGGAGACTCCACACTGGTGAGAAATCCTACAAATCTGTGGTTCTCAAACGTTAA